From Chlamydia avium 10DC88:
TTCTCCAGTTGCTCCTGTGCGTCTTTCTATATCGGGGCGTACGCGATTTTCAAAATCAGCATGGAATGTTTCGTAGCCGACACAAAATCTGGCAACACATCTATCTAATTCACCTACGTCAGTAATTGGAGCTTTAGTTCTTCCGTTAGTAACGGATATTGAACATGCGGAATTCCAATCTCCATTCCTTATAAAGATAAAACTTCCTCTTGCATGGTCGCGGTAGACGATATGTCCACCTTTCGTGACAAGCTTAGCTTGTACAGAAGGAGTTGCTAGGAATTTTAAAATCGAAGCTTTATCTGTGGGATCGTAGGAGGGAATTTGCATAGAGGGGAGGCCTCCGGGTCCCTCAGATCGTGCAGCTCCTTCTGTAACTACGGTCCCTGTTAATTCCTCTAGACTTCTTAAAGCATCATCAGCATGAATTGATGGATCTTCTCCTTCTGCGCCTCCTACTGATGTATCTGAAGATACAGAAGAATCACTATCGCTACTTGAGGTACTTTCACTTCTATTGCGTCCTCCAAGAAGAATACGTCCTCCCATAAGGTTGGCTGCTGTTGCCGTAGCTTGTGTGGCTCCAGAACCTGTAGTTGTAACTGTGTGTCCTTCTCTAGTGAATACCACGCTATCCGGTGAGCCTAAGGATTCTGCTTGTGAAACTACAGGTTCTGCTGTAGAACTTACATTTTCAGCTGTAGCTGCAGCAGAACCCGAGCCTGTGGAGGTTATAGAGTGATCTCCTAGTGTTGATGAGACTGTTACTGAAGGAGAAGTCGTCGTTGTGGTAGTAACACTCGTCGTAAACTGGTTATTAATGGGGGACGTCATGATTTAAACTAAAATAAACAATATTTATTTTAATTAAAATTGTAAACAAAACTATTTATTATTATCTTTTGTTTTTTTCTTATTAAAAGTGTTTTTATTGAGAATTATGTTTTAATTACTGTAATTAAATAACATTTGTTTCAAATGCAGATGAAAAGTTTGTATGGAAAATAACTAGATAGAAGGTTAACTTTTCTTTAAGACGATGAGAAAATAGTGGAGAGGGGAATGCTTTCAGTAGAGGTATTCGGAGGATGCACACTTCAAGGCTCCGTACGTGTTTCCGGAGCAAAAAACTCTACAACTAAATTACTTGTGGCTTCGTTATTATCTGATCGTAAATGTGTGCTACGTAATGTCCCAGATATTGGTGATGTTCGTTTGACAGTAGAACTTTGCCAATCCCTAGGTTCTCTGGTGCTTTGGGATAAACAAGAAGAAGTTATTGAAATTCAGACTCCTACGATTCAGCTGACACAGGTGCCGGCACAATTCTCTCGGGTCAATCGTGTTCCGATTTTATTGTTAGGAGCTCTTCTAGCTCGTTGCCCAGAAGGTATTCAAGTTCCTTGTATTGGTGGGGATGCTATTGGAGAGCGTTCCTTAAATTTTCATCTCGAGGGATTAGAGAAATTAGGAGCACAGATATCTTATGATGAAGAAGAAGAAAGATATTTTGCTAAAGCTCCTCAAGGTCTTGTAGGAGCGTATGTAACTCTCCCTTATCCTTCTGTAGGGGCTACGGAAAATCTGATTTTGGCTGCTGTTCGTGCTCAGGGAAGAACAATTATTAAAAATGCAGCCTTAGAAGTAGAAATCTTAGATTTGATTCTATTTTTACAGAAGGCTGGAGTAGAGATCACAGCAGGGAATGACCGCACGATTGAAATTTTTGGTTGTAAGGATTTTCATGAGGTCAATCATTGGATAATTCCGGATAAGATAGAAGCAGCATCATTTGGGATGGCAGCCGTAGTTACAGGAGGGAGAGTTTTTGTAGAAAATGCTGTTCAAGATACGATGATTCCTTTCCTTAAGGTGTTACGATCCCTAGGAGGAGGTTTCTCAGTTCTAGATAATGGAATTGAATTTTTCTATGATGGCCCTTTACAAGGGGGAGTTGTTTTAGAAACGGATGTACATCCTGGGTTCGTAACTGATTGGCAACAACCCTTTTCTGTTCTTCTGTCTCAAGCTCAAGGATCTTCCGTAATTCATGAAACAGTCCATGAAAATCGTTTAGGATATCTCCAAGGATTGCAGGACATGGGAGCAAGCTGTCAATTATTTTATCAATGTTTAAGTTCAAAGACTTGTCGCTATTCAACAGGGAACTTTCCTCACAGTGCGGTAATTCATGGAGCAACGTCTTTAAAAGCCGCTCATTTGGTGATTCCCGATCTTCGTGCAGGATTTGCTTATATTATGGCTGCGCTCATTGCTAGAGGAGGAGCTTCTATAATAGATAACGTTGAAATCCTAGATCGCGGATACTCCAATTGGATGGAAAAACTTAGAGCCCTAGGGGCGCAAATACAATTAGTCGAACCCGCCATGTTATAGCTTATCTAATGTTCGTAGTCCTAATAGGTGCATTCCTGTTTCTAGGGTTTTTTCAACAAGAGCACAGAGGTATAGACGTTCTTTTTGGTAAGGTGATCCTATAATGTGACAATCTCGAAAGAAGGCGTTAAATTTATTGATTAGCGTGTATAGGTAATCAGTAAGCATATGAGGGCATAGGCTAGTTAGGGTATCTTTAATAGCTTCTGGGAAGCGTAATAAAGCTACTGCTAATGCCTCTTCAGATGGTTCTTGGATATTTGCTGTTGCTTCTAGACTTAATTGTGAAATACCTAAACGGCGTTTAATCCCCTGGATACGTACATAGGCATAAAGTAAAAATAAGGCAGTATTTCCTTCAAAACGCAACATTTTCTCAAAAGAAAAGACATAGTCATTGGTACGATGAGAAGAGAGATCAGCGTATTTAATTGCATTGATACCTAAGATAGGAGCACGTTCTATAATTTCCTCATCCGACATATCAGGACGATGTTTTTTTAATGTAGCTTTCGCTTGATCTATAGATGCATCTAGTAGTTCTTTGAGTTTGATATTATCTCCAGAACGTGTTTTAAATTTTTTCCCTGTAGAATCTAGGACAAGGCCAAAACCTACATGAGAAAATACCCCTTTATGGGGAAGGTATCCTGCGGCCAATGATGTCGCTTCAATCAGTTGAAAGTGCAATGATTGACCAAGGTCAGTAACAATAATAATTCGATCCGCATGGTCTTGTTGTATGCGATAGCGCATAGCCGCTAAATCTGTAGTAGCGTAGTTATAACCCCCATCACTTTTTTGTACTATAAGGGGGATAGGGGATCCTTCATGGAAAACACATTTTGCATTGTCAGAAATTGTGATTAAGTTTTTATTCTCTAAATCTTGGATAATTTCAGGAAGAAGTGGATTGTAGAAAGATTCTCCACGTTTTTCAATGGTGATATCTAAAATAGTATAAATCTTTTGGAATTCTTTCTCTGAGATTTCACAAATAGATTTCCATAGTGCTAATGCTTGAGGATCACCCGACTGTAGAGCAACAACGCTATTTTGAGAACGCTTTTTAAAATCTTCATTTTGAGAGAAACAAGTATAAGCTTTTTTATACAACTCGGTTAAATCTTCTAAGTTTTGTATATCCTGAGAAGACTCTTCTTGGAGATAAGTAATTAACATCCCAAAAGCAGTTCCCCAATCACCAATATGATTAAGCCGTATAACTTCATGACCAACAAAG
This genomic window contains:
- the murA gene encoding UDP-N-acetylglucosamine 1-carboxyvinyltransferase, encoding MLSVEVFGGCTLQGSVRVSGAKNSTTKLLVASLLSDRKCVLRNVPDIGDVRLTVELCQSLGSLVLWDKQEEVIEIQTPTIQLTQVPAQFSRVNRVPILLLGALLARCPEGIQVPCIGGDAIGERSLNFHLEGLEKLGAQISYDEEEERYFAKAPQGLVGAYVTLPYPSVGATENLILAAVRAQGRTIIKNAALEVEILDLILFLQKAGVEITAGNDRTIEIFGCKDFHEVNHWIIPDKIEAASFGMAAVVTGGRVFVENAVQDTMIPFLKVLRSLGGGFSVLDNGIEFFYDGPLQGGVVLETDVHPGFVTDWQQPFSVLLSQAQGSSVIHETVHENRLGYLQGLQDMGASCQLFYQCLSSKTCRYSTGNFPHSAVIHGATSLKAAHLVIPDLRAGFAYIMAALIARGGASIIDNVEILDRGYSNWMEKLRALGAQIQLVEPAML
- the argS gene encoding arginine--tRNA ligase yields the protein MPTLLSFLSSLCTTAIHSAFPQITEISPDITQSTKDLFGHYQCNDAMKLARTLKMPPKAIAEAIVQYIPQEAFSSIEIAGAGFINFTFSKRFLSDALETFSKNLCQGFRVAYPQKVVIDFSSPNIAKDMHVGHLRSTIIGDCLARVFAFVGHEVIRLNHIGDWGTAFGMLITYLQEESSQDIQNLEDLTELYKKAYTCFSQNEDFKKRSQNSVVALQSGDPQALALWKSICEISEKEFQKIYTILDITIEKRGESFYNPLLPEIIQDLENKNLITISDNAKCVFHEGSPIPLIVQKSDGGYNYATTDLAAMRYRIQQDHADRIIIVTDLGQSLHFQLIEATSLAAGYLPHKGVFSHVGFGLVLDSTGKKFKTRSGDNIKLKELLDASIDQAKATLKKHRPDMSDEEIIERAPILGINAIKYADLSSHRTNDYVFSFEKMLRFEGNTALFLLYAYVRIQGIKRRLGISQLSLEATANIQEPSEEALAVALLRFPEAIKDTLTSLCPHMLTDYLYTLINKFNAFFRDCHIIGSPYQKERLYLCALVEKTLETGMHLLGLRTLDKL